One segment of Vicugna pacos unplaced genomic scaffold, VicPac4 scaffold_20, whole genome shotgun sequence DNA contains the following:
- the LOC102538913 gene encoding guanylate-binding protein 6, protein MASGPNFMDPVCLLESVNELLSVNQKALQILGEISQPVVVVAIVGPYHTGKSYLMNRLAGQNHGFPLGSTVQSETKGIWMWCVPHPRKPNHILVLLDTEGLGDVGTDESKKDSWIFALAVLLCSSFVYNSMSTINHQALEQLHYVTELAKLIRVKSSQTPDRVEDSTEFVSFFPDFIWTVRDFTLELKLHGQPITEDKYLENALKLIPGKNPKAQTSNLTRECIRQFFPRRKCFVFDRPTNDKEILANIGMVSEDQLDPKFQEQTKNFCSYIFADARIKTLTEGIMVTGKRLRTLVVTYVDTINSGAVPCLENAVTTLAQLENLAAIQKAANHYSKQMAQRVSFPTDTLQELLEEHVACEREATAVFMEHSFKDDKQEFQKNLVEIIKNKKEDFLMHNEETSIKYCQTKLDQLSKTLIESISAGTFSVPGGHELYRKAKEIIEREYHQVPRKGVKANEVLQSFLQSQVAIEKSILQADKSLTDGEKAIAEERARKETAEKEQELLKQKLQEQQQQVEAQNRSLQEHIVQLMEKLARERENLLREQSKILEHQLKVQEDLHTEGFKKKCEEMNAEINRLRKRIVDTKNDDSTLLAQALDNLGKRIASLLPAPANILSNVVKGVGSLFKKK, encoded by the exons ATGGCATCCGGACCCAACTTTATGGACCCTGTTTGTCTACTGGAAAGTGTTAATGAATTGCTGTCAGTGAACCAAAAAGCTCTACAGATTCTTGGTGAGATTTCTCAGCCAGTGGTTGTGGTGGCCATTGTAGGACCATATCATACAGGAAAATCCTACTTGATGAACCGTCTTGCAGGTCAGAATCATG GCTTTCCTCTAGGCTCAACAGTGCAGTCTGAAACTAAGGGCATCTGGATGTGGTGTGTGCCTCATCCACGCAAGCCAAATCATATCCTGGTCCTTCTGGACACTGAGGGCCTCGGGGATGTGGGAACG GATGAGTCTAAGAAGGATTCATGGATCTTTGCCCTGGCCGTGCTTCTGTGCAGTAGCTTTGTCTACAACAGCATGAGCACCATCAACCACCAGGCCCTGGAGCAGCTGCA TTATGTGACAGAACTTGCAAAACTCATCAGGGTGAAGTCCTCTCAAACACCTGATAGAGTAGAAGATTCCACAGAATTTGTGAGTTTCTTTCCAGACTTTATCTGGACTGTACGGGATTTCACCCTGGAGCTGAAGTTACATGGTCAGCCTATCACAGAAGATAAGTACTTGGAGAATGCCCTGAAGCTGATTCCAG GGAAGAATCCTAAAGCCCAAACATCCAATCTAACCAGAGAGTGCATCAGGCAATTCTTTCCAAGACGGAAGTGTTTTGTCTTTGACCGGCCAACAAATGACAAAGAAATTCTAGCCAATATTGGGATGGTATCTGAAGACCAACTGGATCCTAAATTCCAGGAGCAAACAAAAAATTTCTGTTCTTACATCTTCGCTGATGCAAGGATCAAGACCCTCACAGAAGGAATCATGGTCACTGGGAAAC GGCTGAGAACTCTTGTTGTGACCTACGTGGACACTATCAATAGCGGAGCAGTACCTTGCTTGGAGAATGCAGTGACAACTCTGGCCCAGCTGGAGAACTTAGCTGCCATTCAGAAGGCAGCCAACCACTACAGCAAGCAGATGGCCCAGAGAGTGAGCTTCCCCACAGACACACTGCAGGAGCTTCTGGAGGAGCATGTTGCCTGTGAGAGGGAAGCCACTGCAGTCTTCATGGAGCACTCCTTCAAGGATGACAAGCAGGAGTTCCAGAAGAATCTTGTG GAAATCataaagaataagaaagaggATTTCTTGATGCACAATGAAGAGACATCAATCAAATACTGCCAGACTAAACTTGATCAGCTTTCAAAGACACTAATAGAAAGTATCTCAGCAGGAACTTTCTCTGTTCCTGGAGGTCATGAACTCtacagaaaagcaaaggaaattattGAAAGGGAATATCATCAAGTGCCCAGGAAAGGAGTGAAG GCAAATGAGGTCCTCCAGAGCTTTCTGCAGTCACAGGTGGCAATAGAGAAATCCATCCTGCAGGCAGATAAATCCCTCACTGATGGGGAGAAGGCCATAGCAG AGGAGCGGGCCAGGAAGGAGACAGCTGAGAAGGAACAGGAGCTGCTGAAACAGAAactgcaggagcagcagcagcaggtggaGGCTCAGAATAGGAGTCTCCAGGAACACATAGTCCAGCTGATGGAGAAGCTGGCGAGGGAAAGAGAAAACCTGCTGAGAGAGCAGAGCAAGATTTTGGAGCATCAGCTGAAG GTCCAAGAAGATCTGCATACTGaaggatttaaaaagaaatgtgaggAGATGAATGCAGAGATAAATCGTTTGAGAAAGAGGATTGTTGATACTAAAAATGATGATAGTACCTTGCTTGCACAAGCCTTGGACAACCTTGGCAAAAGAATCGCTTCATTATTGCCTGCCCCAGCTAACATTCTTAGTAACGTTGTGAAAGGAGTGGGCTcactatttaaaa